A stretch of the Sphingomonas sp. CL5.1 genome encodes the following:
- a CDS encoding chloride channel protein: MSLTPPRVTEGHQLADHSVDRRMVMLAMMAIVVGSGGAFGAWVLVKLIAIATNLFWFGRLSADKTVITDAHVGLMVVAIPVIGSVIVGLMARFGSDKIRGHGIPEAIETILFGESRLSLKVALLKPLSSAISIGSGGPFGAEGPIIMTGGAIGSLFAQCFRLSAAERKTLLVAGAAAGMTAIFGTPLAAILLAVEVLLFEWKPRSFVPVVVASLVSFAWRPLLIGTGAMFPTGAHAPGAAWALAAAGGTGLIVGLEAALLSVTLYRVEDMFHRLPVHWMWWPAIGAVVVGFGGLIDAHVLGAGYASIDSLLNGALPLRVVIALLVVKAIVWLVALGSGTSGGVLAPLLILGGAAGVLLGQVLPGDAGFWAMVGMAGIMSGAMRAPMTGALFAVELTGHFEAAPYTIAAAGAAYAVSVLLMRRSILTEKIARRGRHILQEYTVDPLDLLQAAQIMTRDPDTLPGTMTVGAAIAFFASEAAHRSYPVVDAEGRLLGLVSRTDALRWQVDRDEDGTPLADAISDAAQPVAYPDTPSGVVADLIVDSGIGRIPIVDPETRRVLGLLSRQDLLKTRSASRRAELGRARYVGTKTTTA; encoded by the coding sequence ATGTCGCTTACCCCGCCCCGCGTCACCGAAGGGCATCAGCTCGCCGATCATAGCGTCGATCGCCGCATGGTCATGCTCGCGATGATGGCGATCGTCGTCGGCAGCGGCGGCGCGTTCGGCGCGTGGGTGCTGGTCAAGCTGATCGCGATCGCCACCAACCTGTTCTGGTTCGGGCGGCTTTCCGCCGACAAGACCGTCATCACCGACGCGCATGTCGGCCTCATGGTGGTGGCGATCCCGGTGATCGGCAGCGTGATCGTCGGGCTGATGGCGCGCTTCGGATCGGACAAGATCCGCGGCCACGGCATCCCGGAGGCGATCGAAACGATCCTGTTCGGCGAGAGCCGGCTGTCGCTCAAGGTCGCTTTGCTCAAGCCCCTGTCCTCCGCGATCTCGATCGGCAGCGGCGGCCCGTTCGGCGCGGAGGGGCCGATCATCATGACCGGCGGCGCGATCGGATCGCTGTTCGCGCAATGCTTCCGGCTGAGCGCGGCGGAGCGCAAGACCCTGCTCGTCGCCGGCGCGGCGGCGGGCATGACCGCGATCTTCGGCACGCCGCTCGCCGCGATCCTGCTCGCGGTGGAGGTGCTGCTGTTCGAATGGAAGCCGCGCAGCTTCGTGCCGGTGGTGGTGGCCTCGCTCGTCTCCTTCGCGTGGCGGCCGCTGCTGATCGGCACGGGCGCGATGTTCCCGACCGGGGCGCACGCCCCCGGCGCGGCCTGGGCGCTCGCCGCCGCCGGCGGTACCGGGCTGATCGTCGGGCTGGAGGCGGCGCTGCTCTCGGTCACGCTCTATCGCGTCGAAGACATGTTCCACCGCCTGCCGGTGCACTGGATGTGGTGGCCGGCGATCGGCGCGGTCGTGGTCGGCTTCGGCGGCCTGATCGACGCGCATGTGCTGGGCGCGGGCTATGCCAGCATCGATTCGCTGCTCAACGGCGCGCTGCCGCTGCGCGTGGTCATCGCGCTGCTGGTGGTGAAGGCGATCGTGTGGCTGGTCGCGCTCGGATCGGGCACCTCGGGCGGCGTGCTGGCGCCGTTGCTGATCCTGGGCGGCGCGGCGGGCGTCCTGCTCGGGCAAGTGCTGCCGGGCGACGCTGGCTTCTGGGCGATGGTCGGCATGGCCGGGATCATGTCCGGCGCGATGCGCGCGCCGATGACCGGCGCGCTGTTCGCGGTCGAACTGACCGGGCATTTCGAAGCCGCGCCCTATACGATCGCGGCGGCGGGCGCGGCCTATGCCGTCAGCGTGCTGCTGATGCGCCGCTCGATCCTGACCGAGAAGATCGCGCGGCGCGGACGGCATATCCTCCAAGAATATACCGTCGATCCGCTCGACCTGCTGCAAGCCGCGCAGATCATGACGCGCGACCCGGACACGCTGCCCGGCACGATGACGGTGGGCGCGGCGATCGCCTTTTTCGCCAGCGAGGCGGCACACCGCAGCTATCCGGTGGTGGATGCGGAGGGGCGGCTGCTCGGCCTCGTCTCGCGCACCGACGCGCTGCGCTGGCAGGTCGATCGCGACGAAGACGGGACCCCGCTGGCGGACGCGATATCCGATGCCGCGCAGCCCGTCGCCTATCCCGACACGCCCAGCGGCGTGGTGGCGGACCTGATCGTCGATTCGGGGATCGGGCGCATCCCGATCGTCGACCCGGAAACGCGGCGTGTGCTCGGCCTGCTCTCGCGCCAGGATCTGCTCAAGACGCGGAGCGCGAGCCGGCGTGCGGAACTCGGCCGCGCGCGCTATGTGGGAACGAAGACAACCACCGCATGA
- a CDS encoding MarR family winged helix-turn-helix transcriptional regulator, translating to MAAEDGIGDADYAALAEFRHAIRRFQSFSEARAGEVGLTPRQHQALLAIRGSTLDEATVGRVAERLIMKPHSATGLVNRLEVLGLVTREAATADRRRALLRLTPKAYRILDELSAVHREEIRRLRPLFAEIFAQLG from the coding sequence ATGGCGGCGGAGGACGGGATCGGGGATGCGGATTATGCGGCGCTGGCCGAGTTCCGCCATGCGATCCGCCGCTTCCAGTCGTTCAGCGAGGCGCGCGCGGGCGAGGTCGGGCTAACCCCGCGGCAGCATCAGGCGTTGCTCGCGATCCGGGGCAGCACGCTGGACGAGGCAACGGTGGGCCGCGTCGCCGAGCGGCTGATCATGAAGCCGCACAGCGCGACCGGCCTGGTCAACCGGCTGGAGGTGCTGGGGCTGGTGACGCGCGAGGCCGCCACCGCCGATCGCCGGCGCGCGCTGCTCCGCCTGACGCCCAAGGCGTATCGTATCCTCGATGAACTCTCGGCGGTGCATCGCGAGGAGATCAGGCGGCTCAGGCCATTGTTCGCGGAGATATTCGCCCAGCTCGGCTAG
- a CDS encoding prolyl oligopeptidase family serine peptidase yields the protein MRSIALGMLLVAAPVTAQAAEAPPPGLEAALAYPFPTSLIAAEAADRIAWITVVKGVRNVWTAAAPDYRAHPLTRAVADDGQELTGLVLSPDGTRAIWVRGGDHDANWPIEWEPNPADSAQLVTLEIWSAATAGGAPVKIAEGDAPAISATGRVAYIKGDKVWSVDAAGKEKPAPLIADHGKAAALAWSPDGTRLAFVSRRGDHSFVGIWSGADRPIVWLAPGMGFDGAPVWSPDGRRVAFTRRPGAGGAPEPMLTETPRPWSIVVADAASGEGRAVWQSPRTANGSYPGEISDGAALMWGARDRLVFRAELDGWPHLYSLPAAGGEPLLLTPGNFMVEHTTMSRDRATLLYDANTGAAAEDDDRRHLFRVPIDRAAPVAVTRGEGLEWTPVTAGGDRIAFVAAGPTRAAEVRVTGAGGRDTLVGDSSAGYAPPMVAPKRVVFKASDGLTVHGQLFEPAGGGGKRPAIVFVHGGPMRQMLLGFPYMDYYAHSYAVNQYLASRGFVVLSVNYRLGIGYGRAFQHPDKSSFRGASEYRDVQAGAKYLQSLAGVDPARIGIWGGSYGGYLTALALARDSATFKAGVDLHGVHDWSRLIAEEDKPAVRYEKGDWEATLKSAFESSPVADVARWKSPVLLIHGDDDRNVRFNQTIDLARRLDDAGVRYEELVLPNEIHGFLRYADWLKADVATVRFFEAELKGK from the coding sequence ATGAGGTCGATCGCGCTGGGCATGTTGCTGGTCGCGGCGCCGGTGACGGCGCAAGCGGCGGAAGCGCCGCCGCCGGGGCTGGAGGCCGCGCTCGCTTATCCCTTCCCCACCTCGCTGATCGCGGCGGAGGCGGCGGATCGCATCGCCTGGATCACCGTGGTGAAGGGCGTGCGCAACGTGTGGACCGCCGCCGCCCCCGACTATCGCGCGCATCCGCTGACGCGGGCGGTCGCCGACGACGGGCAGGAGCTGACCGGGCTGGTGCTCTCGCCCGACGGCACCCGCGCGATCTGGGTGCGCGGCGGCGATCATGACGCCAACTGGCCGATCGAGTGGGAGCCGAATCCGGCCGACAGCGCCCAACTCGTGACGCTGGAGATCTGGTCCGCCGCCACCGCGGGCGGCGCGCCGGTGAAGATCGCCGAGGGTGACGCCCCGGCGATCTCCGCGACGGGCCGCGTCGCCTATATCAAGGGCGACAAGGTGTGGAGCGTCGATGCCGCCGGGAAGGAGAAGCCCGCGCCGCTCATCGCCGATCACGGCAAGGCCGCCGCGCTCGCCTGGTCGCCGGACGGGACGCGGCTCGCGTTCGTCTCGCGGCGCGGCGACCACAGCTTCGTCGGGATATGGTCGGGCGCGGACCGGCCGATCGTCTGGCTCGCGCCGGGGATGGGCTTCGACGGCGCGCCGGTCTGGTCGCCGGACGGGCGCCGCGTGGCGTTCACCCGGCGGCCCGGTGCCGGCGGCGCGCCGGAGCCGATGCTGACCGAAACGCCGCGCCCCTGGTCGATCGTCGTCGCCGACGCGGCGAGCGGCGAGGGCCGGGCGGTGTGGCAAAGCCCGCGCACCGCCAACGGCTCCTATCCCGGCGAGATCTCGGACGGCGCGGCGCTGATGTGGGGCGCGCGCGATCGCCTCGTGTTCCGCGCCGAGCTGGACGGCTGGCCGCATCTCTATTCGCTGCCGGCGGCGGGCGGCGAGCCGCTGCTGCTGACGCCCGGAAACTTCATGGTCGAGCACACCACCATGTCGCGCGACCGTGCGACCTTGCTCTACGACGCCAATACCGGCGCGGCGGCGGAGGACGACGACCGCCGCCACCTGTTCCGCGTGCCGATCGACCGCGCCGCGCCGGTCGCGGTGACGCGCGGCGAGGGGCTGGAATGGACGCCGGTCACGGCCGGCGGCGATCGCATCGCCTTCGTCGCGGCCGGGCCGACCCGCGCCGCCGAGGTGCGCGTGACCGGGGCGGGCGGGCGCGACACGCTCGTCGGCGATTCCTCGGCCGGCTATGCGCCGCCGATGGTCGCGCCGAAGCGCGTCGTCTTCAAGGCGTCTGACGGGCTGACCGTCCACGGCCAGCTCTTCGAGCCGGCGGGCGGCGGCGGGAAGCGTCCCGCGATCGTCTTCGTCCACGGCGGGCCGATGCGGCAGATGCTGCTCGGCTTCCCCTATATGGATTATTACGCGCACAGCTATGCGGTGAACCAGTATCTCGCGTCGCGCGGCTTCGTCGTGCTGTCGGTCAACTACCGGCTCGGCATCGGTTACGGCCGGGCGTTCCAGCATCCCGACAAGAGCAGCTTCCGGGGCGCGTCCGAATATCGCGACGTGCAGGCGGGCGCGAAATATCTGCAATCGCTGGCCGGCGTCGATCCGGCGCGGATCGGCATCTGGGGCGGCTCCTATGGCGGCTATCTGACCGCGCTGGCGCTCGCGCGGGACAGCGCGACGTTCAAGGCGGGCGTCGACCTGCATGGCGTGCACGACTGGTCGCGGCTGATCGCGGAGGAGGACAAGCCGGCGGTGCGCTATGAGAAGGGCGATTGGGAGGCGACGCTCAAGAGCGCCTTCGAAAGCTCGCCGGTCGCCGATGTCGCGCGCTGGAAATCGCCCGTGCTGCTGATCCACGGCGACGACGACCGCAACGTGCGCTTCAACCAGACCATCGATCTCGCGCGGCGGCTGGACGATGCCGGCGTGCGCTATGAGGAACTGGTCCTGCCCAACGAGATCCACGGCTTCCTGCGCTATGCCGACTGGCTGAAGGCCGATGTCGCGACGGTGCGCTTCTTCGAGGCGGAGCTGAAGGGCAAATAG
- a CDS encoding M14 family zinc carboxypeptidase — protein MRNSRITTLALLAGTVLTTAPLMAGAQTAPAAATTAQPQDEEYGRLINEYLVDKRFTSELVDHMPASATVPSPLKFFGRIPGKPGEITYAEDIERYYKELARTSPRVKFWTVGKSEEGRDIVVIAIADEETLKNLDTNKAALAALGDPRKTSEAQAKQLIKSAKPLYWITSGIHSPELGGPEMLIELAYRLAVEETPFIQNIRNNMITFITPVLEVDGRDKMVDTYYYGKKTGNPRPPLMYWGKYVAHDNNRDGMGQYLQLTKALTNGVLDWHPTVLHDLHEAQSYLYVSTGTGPYNPSLDPIASNEWWLLAQTEVMEMSKRNVPGVFTYGFYDGWVPNYLFWIAQTHNGFGRFYEVQSYGPDIQKGLKLPPSATSREWYRANPPLPSIDWGPRNNTNIQESALLIALNKVATDRQIYLENYWIKNKRSVETGRTGDINAWVIPAAQTARLNVVDMVNGLRRQGAEISVANAPFKAGGVDVAAGDYVIRADQPYRTLVDMYLGVQNYPIANPRPYDDTGWTMGYMRNVTVRTIKDPSVFQQSMTMLADDVRPKGVVTGAGPVILVNHSGDNELMSFRFRLARTKMLAAEAPFELGGRQYAAGTFILPAANRAEVEKVVADLGLTAEAVGAVPSVANHALSVPRIGYLHSWLRTQDEGWWRAALDRYGVPYTYFADIKARQGGLRAKYDVIIYPTVGSSVKDQVTGVAMNGTKPIPYKKSALTPNLGTLDSADDIRGGLGADGIAELKKFVEQGGTLIGDGSTVEMLAEYGVASGVSVAETPKLYTKGAIMRGVFKDKTSPLTYGYAGNEMPVYFSQAPVLKVGGSGPGMGYFDPNAPGSNIAQNITPNDKPAHISPWQGSGQQAAPANTDVSNSPFGSMLPTSRTGGAAPTQFPRVVMAFPAKADDILLSGMLSGGEALQNNALLVDVPKGQGHMVLYALRPFWRWQTQGSYFLGFNAIINWDHLDAGAKSGAKGD, from the coding sequence ATGCGCAATTCCAGGATCACCACGCTGGCACTTCTCGCCGGAACCGTCCTCACGACGGCGCCGCTGATGGCCGGGGCGCAGACCGCTCCCGCCGCCGCGACCACCGCCCAACCGCAGGACGAGGAATACGGCCGGCTCATCAACGAATATCTGGTCGACAAGCGCTTCACCTCGGAGCTGGTCGATCACATGCCGGCGTCGGCCACGGTGCCTTCGCCGCTCAAGTTCTTCGGCCGCATTCCGGGCAAGCCGGGCGAGATCACCTATGCGGAGGATATCGAGCGTTATTACAAGGAGCTGGCGCGCACCTCGCCGCGCGTGAAGTTCTGGACGGTCGGCAAGTCGGAGGAGGGGCGCGATATCGTCGTGATCGCGATCGCCGACGAGGAGACGCTCAAGAACCTCGACACCAACAAGGCGGCGCTCGCCGCGCTGGGCGATCCGCGCAAGACCAGCGAGGCGCAGGCGAAGCAGCTCATCAAGAGCGCCAAGCCGCTCTACTGGATCACCAGCGGCATCCACTCGCCGGAGCTGGGCGGGCCGGAGATGCTGATCGAGCTGGCCTATCGCCTCGCGGTGGAGGAGACGCCGTTCATCCAGAACATCCGCAACAACATGATCACCTTCATCACGCCGGTGCTGGAGGTGGACGGCCGCGACAAGATGGTCGACACTTATTATTACGGGAAGAAGACCGGCAATCCGCGCCCGCCGCTGATGTATTGGGGCAAATATGTCGCGCACGACAACAATCGCGACGGCATGGGCCAGTATCTCCAGCTCACCAAGGCGCTGACCAACGGTGTGCTGGATTGGCACCCCACGGTGCTGCACGATCTGCACGAGGCGCAATCCTATCTGTACGTGTCGACCGGGACGGGGCCGTACAATCCCTCGCTCGATCCGATCGCCAGCAACGAATGGTGGCTGCTGGCGCAGACCGAGGTGATGGAGATGTCGAAGCGCAACGTTCCCGGCGTCTTCACCTACGGCTTCTATGACGGCTGGGTGCCGAACTATCTGTTCTGGATCGCGCAGACCCATAACGGCTTCGGCCGCTTCTACGAGGTGCAGAGCTATGGCCCGGATATCCAGAAGGGGCTGAAGCTACCGCCGTCGGCCACCAGCCGCGAATGGTATCGCGCCAATCCGCCGCTGCCGTCGATCGACTGGGGGCCGCGCAACAACACCAACATCCAGGAATCGGCGCTGCTGATCGCGCTCAACAAGGTGGCGACCGATCGCCAGATCTATCTCGAGAATTACTGGATCAAGAACAAGCGCTCGGTCGAGACGGGCCGCACCGGCGACATCAACGCCTGGGTGATCCCCGCCGCGCAGACCGCGAGGCTCAACGTCGTGGATATGGTCAACGGCCTGCGCCGGCAGGGCGCGGAGATCAGCGTCGCCAATGCGCCGTTCAAGGCGGGCGGGGTGGACGTCGCGGCGGGCGATTACGTGATCCGCGCCGACCAGCCGTATCGCACGTTGGTCGACATGTATCTCGGCGTGCAGAACTATCCGATCGCCAACCCGCGCCCGTATGACGATACCGGCTGGACGATGGGCTATATGCGCAACGTCACGGTCAGGACGATCAAGGACCCGTCCGTCTTCCAGCAATCGATGACGATGCTGGCGGACGACGTGCGGCCGAAGGGCGTCGTCACCGGCGCCGGCCCGGTGATCCTCGTCAACCACAGCGGCGACAACGAGCTGATGTCGTTCCGCTTCCGCCTCGCCAGGACGAAGATGCTCGCGGCGGAGGCGCCGTTCGAGCTGGGCGGGCGGCAATATGCGGCCGGCACCTTCATCCTGCCCGCCGCCAACCGCGCGGAGGTGGAGAAGGTCGTCGCCGATCTCGGCCTGACGGCGGAGGCGGTCGGCGCGGTGCCGTCGGTGGCGAACCACGCGCTCAGCGTGCCGCGGATCGGCTATTTGCACTCCTGGCTCCGCACCCAGGACGAGGGCTGGTGGCGTGCCGCGCTCGACCGTTATGGCGTACCCTATACCTATTTCGCCGACATCAAGGCGCGGCAGGGCGGGTTGCGCGCCAAATATGACGTCATCATCTATCCGACGGTCGGCTCCAGCGTGAAGGATCAGGTGACCGGCGTCGCGATGAACGGCACCAAGCCGATCCCGTACAAGAAATCCGCGCTCACCCCGAACCTCGGCACGCTCGATTCCGCCGACGACATCCGTGGCGGTCTCGGCGCGGACGGCATCGCCGAGCTGAAGAAGTTCGTCGAGCAGGGCGGCACGCTGATCGGCGACGGATCGACCGTGGAGATGCTGGCCGAATATGGCGTCGCCTCCGGCGTGAGCGTCGCGGAAACGCCCAAGCTCTACACCAAGGGCGCGATCATGCGCGGCGTGTTCAAGGACAAGACCAGCCCGCTGACCTACGGCTACGCCGGCAACGAGATGCCGGTCTATTTCTCGCAGGCGCCAGTGCTGAAGGTCGGCGGAAGCGGGCCGGGCATGGGCTATTTCGATCCCAATGCGCCCGGCAGCAACATCGCGCAGAACATCACGCCGAACGACAAGCCCGCGCATATCTCGCCGTGGCAAGGCTCGGGCCAGCAGGCCGCGCCGGCCAATACGGACGTGTCGAACTCGCCGTTCGGCTCGATGCTGCCCACCTCGCGCACGGGCGGCGCGGCGCCGACGCAATTCCCCCGCGTGGTGATGGCCTTCCCGGCGAAGGCGGACGATATCCTGCTGAGCGGGATGCTTTCCGGCGGCGAGGCGTTGCAGAACAATGCGCTGCTGGTCGACGTGCCGAAGGGGCAGGGCCATATGGTGCTCTATGCGCTGCGGCCGTTCTGGCGCTGGCAGACGCAGGGGAGCTATTTCCTCGGCTTCAACGCGATCATCAACTGGGATCACCTCGACGCCGGCGCGAAGAGCGGCGCGAAGGGCGACTGA
- a CDS encoding GGDEF domain-containing protein: MTTVAEWWRRGLCRMALAFLALCCCAPAGAQVIGLRPMLCHAVTDSRQADDTLPSLHFACAGTPRGYQHGSLWLNARLDRLPIEPRNLALMVHQSRFDRLAVAYSYADGAVRWQEVSGGRFGAHWRAGGQIVFEAPDRDAPVVAVTMRFDRLAEYDLVHARLMPQGDGARQTTALALVVGASLTLLLIGGLYTLSLAFALHRPYLAWHGAWAVCMLLWGGIWSQLDLLIFPGMAGTVSAQTCTFLSCLAVTLATVSAVTSFAPGILPRRLRTATLALGVVVTLFGIPLSFVRGPGLMELAALLGWLILADLLAVTICLALAWRRGATEARDFAGAWFVPMVTLAAIQLIDMDDGFWGAGSKLVILLAATWQTLWLTIAATRRLGRLRIERDRARAGEVLARELARRDALTGVRNRRGFVESVAPLLDRARADGLPAALLLIDIDRFKSINDEHGHDAGDVVLSRVGRRIAAWEGAMCTAGRIGGEEFALLAIGLEGVVLERFAESVRAGIAACDHRDTIGDRSVTASIGVAETRPAAEFRLLFKLADEALYAAKRDGRNRIRRIAPEATDRSYPPQRARINQ; encoded by the coding sequence ATGACGACGGTCGCGGAGTGGTGGCGAAGGGGGCTGTGCCGCATGGCGCTGGCGTTCCTCGCGCTATGCTGTTGCGCGCCGGCCGGGGCGCAGGTGATCGGCCTCAGGCCAATGCTGTGCCACGCCGTGACCGATTCGCGGCAGGCCGACGACACGCTGCCGTCGCTGCATTTCGCCTGCGCCGGCACGCCACGCGGCTATCAGCACGGCAGCCTGTGGCTCAACGCGCGGCTCGATCGGCTGCCGATCGAGCCGCGCAACCTCGCGCTGATGGTCCACCAGTCGCGCTTCGACCGGCTGGCGGTGGCCTATTCCTATGCCGATGGCGCGGTGCGCTGGCAGGAGGTGAGCGGCGGCCGGTTCGGGGCGCACTGGCGCGCCGGCGGCCAGATAGTGTTCGAGGCGCCGGATCGCGATGCGCCGGTGGTCGCGGTGACGATGCGCTTCGACCGGCTGGCGGAATACGACCTCGTCCACGCGCGGCTGATGCCGCAGGGGGACGGCGCGCGGCAGACGACCGCGCTCGCGCTCGTCGTCGGCGCATCGCTGACGCTGCTGCTGATCGGCGGCCTCTACACCCTCTCGCTCGCCTTCGCCCTCCACCGCCCCTATCTCGCCTGGCACGGCGCGTGGGCGGTGTGCATGCTGCTGTGGGGCGGCATCTGGTCGCAGCTCGATCTGCTGATCTTCCCCGGCATGGCGGGGACCGTATCGGCGCAGACCTGCACCTTCCTCTCCTGCCTCGCCGTCACGCTGGCGACGGTGAGCGCGGTGACGTCCTTCGCCCCCGGCATCCTGCCGCGCCGGTTGAGGACCGCCACGCTCGCGCTCGGCGTCGTGGTCACGCTGTTCGGCATTCCGCTTTCCTTCGTGCGCGGGCCGGGCCTGATGGAACTGGCCGCGCTGCTCGGCTGGCTGATCCTCGCCGACCTGCTGGCGGTGACGATCTGCCTCGCGCTGGCATGGCGGCGCGGCGCGACCGAGGCGCGGGACTTCGCGGGTGCGTGGTTCGTCCCGATGGTGACGCTGGCCGCGATCCAGCTCATCGACATGGACGACGGTTTCTGGGGCGCCGGGTCGAAGCTGGTCATCCTGCTCGCCGCGACCTGGCAGACGTTATGGCTGACGATCGCCGCGACGCGGCGGCTCGGGCGGCTGCGCATCGAGCGCGATCGCGCCCGCGCCGGCGAGGTGCTGGCGCGCGAGCTGGCGCGGCGCGACGCGCTGACCGGGGTGCGCAACCGGCGCGGCTTCGTCGAGAGCGTCGCGCCGCTGCTCGATCGCGCGCGGGCCGACGGCCTGCCGGCCGCGCTGCTGCTGATCGACATCGATCGCTTCAAGTCGATCAACGACGAGCATGGCCATGACGCCGGGGACGTGGTGCTCAGCCGGGTGGGCCGGCGGATCGCCGCCTGGGAAGGCGCGATGTGCACGGCCGGCCGGATCGGCGGCGAGGAGTTCGCGCTGCTCGCGATCGGGCTGGAGGGCGTGGTGCTCGAGCGTTTCGCCGAAAGCGTCCGCGCCGGGATCGCTGCGTGCGACCATCGCGACACGATCGGGGACCGGAGCGTCACCGCCAGCATCGGCGTCGCCGAAACGCGCCCGGCGGCGGAGTTCAGGCTGTTGTTCAAGCTCGCCGACGAAGCGCTCTATGCGGCGAAGCGCGACGGGCGGAATCGAATCCGCCGGATCGCGCCGGAGGCGACGGATCGCAGCTATCCGCCGCAACGGGCGCGCATCAATCAATAG
- a CDS encoding MBL fold metallo-hydrolase: MRHAIWWATGGAALTALLAVAAFPGAIGREAARIAIDARAGVDVTRELPDGLHVALCGTGSPMPDPTRAGPCSVVIAGRHVFVVDAGEGGARNIMLMGIPNGRIERVFLTHLHSDHIDGLGPMLLFAWTGAGRTRPLPVHGPAGTERVVAGFDQAYAIDAGFRTAHHGPIVAPPSGAGGAAVPFALPPKGDWSPVPVYAGDGITVTAFRVDHGPVEPAVGYRFTYKGRSLVFSGDTSPTPSIVRNARGADLLVHEGLQPRLVGLMTEVLEQRGQTALTQITRDILNYHTSPEDAAAEAQAAGVKHLVFSHNIPQMPSRVMYPAFLGDARQRFDGTITVGEDGMVFSLPAGGTGMELRRWSVR; this comes from the coding sequence ATGCGGCACGCGATATGGTGGGCGACGGGCGGCGCGGCGCTGACGGCGCTGCTCGCGGTGGCGGCGTTTCCGGGGGCGATCGGGCGCGAGGCGGCGCGGATCGCGATCGACGCGCGCGCGGGGGTGGACGTCACGCGCGAACTGCCGGACGGACTGCACGTCGCGCTGTGCGGCACCGGCTCGCCGATGCCCGATCCGACCCGCGCCGGGCCGTGCAGCGTGGTGATCGCGGGCCGGCATGTCTTCGTCGTCGACGCAGGCGAGGGCGGCGCGCGCAACATCATGCTGATGGGCATCCCCAATGGCCGCATCGAGCGCGTTTTCCTGACGCATCTCCATTCCGACCATATCGACGGGCTGGGGCCGATGCTGCTGTTCGCCTGGACCGGCGCGGGGCGGACGCGGCCGCTGCCCGTCCACGGCCCGGCGGGGACCGAGCGGGTCGTCGCCGGATTCGATCAGGCCTATGCGATCGACGCCGGCTTCCGCACCGCGCACCACGGCCCGATCGTCGCGCCGCCGTCCGGCGCCGGCGGGGCGGCGGTGCCCTTCGCGCTGCCGCCGAAAGGGGACTGGTCGCCGGTGCCGGTCTATGCCGGCGACGGCATCACCGTCACCGCCTTCCGCGTCGATCACGGCCCGGTCGAGCCGGCGGTCGGCTATCGCTTCACCTACAAGGGGCGGTCGCTCGTGTTCAGCGGCGACACCAGCCCGACGCCCTCGATCGTGCGCAACGCGCGCGGCGCGGATCTGCTGGTGCACGAAGGGCTGCAACCCCGGCTCGTCGGTCTGATGACCGAAGTGCTGGAACAGCGCGGGCAGACCGCACTCACCCAGATCACGCGCGACATCCTCAACTACCACACCTCGCCTGAGGACGCCGCCGCCGAGGCGCAGGCGGCCGGGGTGAAGCATCTCGTGTTCAGCCACAACATCCCGCAGATGCCCTCGCGGGTGATGTATCCCGCCTTCCTCGGCGATGCGCGGCAACGGTTCGACGGGACGATCACGGTGGGCGAGGACGGGATGGTGTTCAGCCTTCCCGCCGGCGGCACCGGGATGGAGCTGCGCCGCTGGTCCGTGCGATAG